In Solanum pennellii chromosome 7, SPENNV200, the following are encoded in one genomic region:
- the LOC107025068 gene encoding uncharacterized protein LOC107025068, which yields MNNKLFTIESIGDESNIDNTCSYPFLHACEELESAKFKEHSESNVRRDQKDSFEEELPDQKQEEAIDGKSNLNKITCEDGIPDNSNHIINDNIINYGSRLLAKDGNGGNYHITQGIPRSIKFRSIKNLYKCTSRISPIEAEYNWKSPTEEDPIVNHLANKDTSIKTNEKIVGFERKGRNNHVEKDVDTSSA from the exons ATGAACAACAAATTATTCACG ATTGAGAGCATTGGTGATGAGAGTAACATTGACAATACATGTTCGTATCCCTTCCTTCATGCTTGCGAG GAGTTAGAAAGTGCGAAATTCAAAGAACACAGTGAAAGCAACGTAAGACGGGATCAAAAGGATTCTTTTGAGGAGGAACTTCCTGACCAAAAACAAGAAGAAGCTATTGATG GTAAGTCAAATCTCAACAAAATTACATGTGAAGATGGTATCCCAGATAATTCTAATCATATCATAAACGACAATATTATAAACTATGGCTCGAGACTTTTGGCAAAAGATGGAAATGGTGGAAACTATCATATCACACAAGGAATACCAAGAAGTATCAAATTTCGTTCCATCAAGAACCTTTATAAG TGTACTTCAAGGATCTCACCAATTGAAGCTGAATATAATTGGAAAAGTCCAACTGAAGAAGACCCAATTGTAAATCATTTAGCAAACAAAGATACAAGTATCAAAACAAACGAAAAAATTGTTGGTTTTGAGAGAAAAGGGAGAAACAACCATGTAGAAAAAGATGTTGATACTTCTTCCGCCTAA